CCGGTAAAGACAATGTCAAATTGGCTTTTTTCCCTTTCTTCGTAAGTGGGATTTACAACAAAAGAGCCGTCTACCTTTCCCACTCTTATTACTCCGACAGGACCATTCCAAGGTATGTCAGATATTGCAAGGGCTATAGAAGAAGAAAGGATACCCAAAACATCCGGATCATTTTTTCCATCCCATGAAAAAACCGTTGCCACAACCTGTATCTCAGAAGAAAGTCCTTCGTCAAAAAGAGGACGAATAGTCCTGTCTATAATACGGGCATTGCAAATTGCCTCATCAGAGGGCCTGCCTTCTCTTTTTATATATCGGGCCCCTTTTATTTTCCCGGCTGCATAATATTTTTCTTCATAATCAACCATAAGCGGGAAAAAACCCATATCTTCCCTTTCTCTGCCCATAACACAGGTTGACAAAACCAGAGTATCCCCGCAACTGACCATTATATTCCCGTTCGTCTGTTCGGCAATATTTTTATTTTCTACTTCTATCTTCTTGCTTCCAAGATCTAAAGTAAATTTCTTATTCTCCATTTTTTTTGTCCTTTTGCGAGAAACGAATGCTTTACGAATCCACCAAGTTGCATTTTGCAATTTATCTGAATTTGTAAAAAATTCGCACCCCCGCAGAAAGAACGGATTAAAATTATTTGCTTAACAAAAACCTTTCCTTTTTTTCAGAAAGGTCTATAAATTCGTCTGCCGTTTCTCTAAGTAAAGAAGAAGAAGACCTTGAAAAGGCCATTACTTCCACTCTTTTTCCCTGATTCTTTAAATATTCGACAAGAGCTATAAAGTCCCCGTCTCCAGAGGCAAGAACAAGAACATCAACACTTGGAGCAATTCTTATAGCGTCAATTACTATTCCAACATCCCAATCCGCTTTCTTCGCTCCTCCATAAAATTCCTGCAAGTCCCTTACTCTTGTTTCTATACCTAAGTTTGTAAGAGCTTCAAAAAAGGGCTTTTCTTCTCCTGTTTTCGTTTTTACAACGTAACCAAAAGCTCTTATTAAAGACCTCTTGCCTATTGCCGTTTTAAGTATTTCTTTAAAATTTACCCGGGATCTGTGAAGATTTTTTGCCGAATGGTAAAGGTTTTGGACATCTATTAAAACGCCTACTCTTTGTCCACTGTGCTTTATTACCATAAATTAAAATTAAATAAGACGCTCAATTAAAAGCTTCACTTATTTTTTAAGTCCAAGTTTTTCTATTGTTTTTTTGTATTCTTCTTCGTTTTTTTCTTTCAACGCCCTTAAAAACTTTCTTCTTTTTGCCACCATTTTCAAAAGCCCTCTTTTTGAATGAAAATCCTTGGGATGTTTTTTAAGATGAGAAAGAAGCTGTTTTATTTCTTCCGTTAAAAGACCGACCTGAACTTCCGTTCCTCCGGTATCAGCTTCGTGAATTCCATATTTTTTGACAATCTTTGTTTTTTCTTCTGATTTAATCATATTTTTATTTTTCTGAATAAATTTTATTTCTTAAATATCTTTAAAATTATTTGTGCCCCCACCAGGATTCGAACCTGGAACTAATTGCTTAAGAGGCAACTACTCTGCCAATTGAGTTATAGGGGCCTGCCCTTTACTTAATTTTGGCTTTGTTTTTTATATATCGTCAACAGGATATCTGCCACCAGCTTGGACTTACTCCGATTGAAGTAAGAAAAAGATTCAGAATAATCCACCCTCCCCATATGATTATAAGGCCAATGGCAACCGTTTTAAAAATAGATCTTGCTTTTGTAAACGCTTCTCCTCCCGAATCTGTAATATATGGCATTACCATAAACATAGCTCCTATTATAATCATAAGGACAGCAAGAGGAGCTGCAATATAATGTTGTATAAACCCAACAATATTTGCAATCATCTGAAAAAAATCACACAGGGTACAATTAAAAATGGTACAAGGAACAATAGGAGTATACCCACCGGCATAGGCAAAATTAAAGGAAAAAAGAAACAGAAATATTAGTAAAATT
The nucleotide sequence above comes from Candidatus Paceibacterota bacterium. Encoded proteins:
- a CDS encoding NYN domain-containing protein, with product MVIKHSGQRVGVLIDVQNLYHSAKNLHRSRVNFKEILKTAIGKRSLIRAFGYVVKTKTGEEKPFFEALTNLGIETRVRDLQEFYGGAKKADWDVGIVIDAIRIAPSVDVLVLASGDGDFIALVEYLKNQGKRVEVMAFSRSSSSLLRETADEFIDLSEKKERFLLSK
- the rpsO gene encoding 30S ribosomal protein S15, which codes for MIKSEEKTKIVKKYGIHEADTGGTEVQVGLLTEEIKQLLSHLKKHPKDFHSKRGLLKMVAKRRKFLRALKEKNEEEYKKTIEKLGLKK